Below is a genomic region from Pontibacillus yanchengensis.
ATTATTATCCATTTCTGATTTAAAGTTATTGTTATCTGAAAAAGAAAGCTTCGGACTTGTTCTACTAGAAGCGATGGCTTGTGGTGTTCCTTGTATTGGCACTGATATAGGAGGCATACCTGAAGTGATTATGGATGAATACAATGGTTTTATATGTCCAGTTGGGGATGTGGATACCATTGCTTCAAGAGCCATTACGCTACTTACTAATCCTGAAAAGTGGCAAATGTTTTCTGAAAATGGATTAAAGCGCGTTCGAACTGAATTTCAATCAGAAACCATTGTTAAACAGTACGAGGATATTTATAACGACTTATTAGTTCAGAGGGATGGAGCTTATGAATAATGCTTTTCAGAAGGCTGAACCTATATTACAAACCTTGCATCGAAACGGATATCAAGCTTATTTTGTCGGTGGAGCTGTCCGGGACTTTTTAATAGGAAGACCAACTGGTGATATTGATATTGCCACTTCCGCTAAACCAGAACAGGTTCAAGAGCTTTTTGAAAAAGTTATACCTGTAGGCATTGAGCATGGAACTGTAATGGTGAGGTATGATGAAGAAAGCTATGAGGTCACAACCTTTCGTACTGAAGGAGATTATCATGATTACCGTCATCCAGACCATGTTCATTTTGTAAAAGACATTTACGAAGATATATCGAGACGTGATTTTACGATGAATGCAATTGCAATGGGGATTGATGGAGAACTAATTGACCCATATGATGGACTAAACGCGATAACTAAAGGAGAAATAGAGACGGTTGGAAAGCCTGATGATCGCTTTGAAGAGGATCCGCTTCGTATGATGAGGGCACTTCGATTCGTTAGTCAACTAGGTTTCACTCTTTCTTCTACTACATATCAAGCAATACAACAGCACGCACCCTTACTAGAAAATATTGCTGTTGAACGTTTATCCATTGAATTCGAAAAGCTTATACAAGGTCATCATGCCTC
It encodes:
- a CDS encoding CCA tRNA nucleotidyltransferase; this encodes MNNAFQKAEPILQTLHRNGYQAYFVGGAVRDFLIGRPTGDIDIATSAKPEQVQELFEKVIPVGIEHGTVMVRYDEESYEVTTFRTEGDYHDYRHPDHVHFVKDIYEDISRRDFTMNAIAMGIDGELIDPYDGLNAITKGEIETVGKPDDRFEEDPLRMMRALRFVSQLGFTLSSTTYQAIQQHAPLLENIAVERLSIEFEKLIQGHHASKAWPLFIHSNTDQHLPVFKEEPSLMRYCATKKWRALGDFAEALCIFHLFEPTFPIEYWVKEWKLSNKIKRKASLLVSSYNEWHVGNELWTIYKLGFELLSPFVRISNLMRAKDEIDIKTAKKMFEALPIHRREELSINGKDIRSWFSNHPPGPWIESMLVTIERLVIEGHITNEKEILKERVLQWNPQEED